The DNA region GCATCAGACACAAGTAGTATGTTTTAATGGCTATTAACTTTTAATGGCTATTTAACTTTTAATGGCTATTGGCTTTTCtaatataaaaaatctatagtacacattagcatgtttgcctcacacctccaaggtggagggttcgattcccgccgtggccccgtgtgtgtggagtttgcatgttttccctgtgcttcgggggtttcctccgggtactccggtttcctcccccaatccaaagacatgcatggtaggctgaatggcatgtccaaaagtgtccgtagtgtatgaatgggtgtgtgaatgtgtgtgtgtgattgtgccctgtgagggattggcaccctgtccagggtgtcccccgccttgtgcccgatgctccctgggataggctccaggttccccgcgacccagtaaggataagagatatagaaaatggagggatggatggattattaataaaacattataagtaacattatgtgtaataaatagcAGATTGATGATCGCATGATCGCACAATAATCCGAATTTAAAGATGGCCCAGTCTCAGTCTCTGTAATAAAAATGGCTGCTCATATTAGCTTGAGTTTAATAAAGTCAAAATACATTAAGAGCTTTGCCTATTATTGAGGATCTAAATGATCTTGCAGTCTTTGGTGGATTGAATGGTTGCAAAGGATTTTTTATTGTTGCACAGACTATAAACACTAAGTTATGCGTGTGTAATATCTTTGtgatttaaataatgtatttcagAACAAGCAAAACATTGGTAATGGCAGTTTTGGGACAACAGAATGAGAGCCAGCTGTGTAGAACATAGATATGGACTGGTTAGATCTAGGGATGCCTTGTTGAGACCATATTCTATTTGGTAGAATAATAATTTATCTTTCAATTTTCACTTCGTTTCACAGAGGATAAGAACACAGAGAACTGTCTCAGAAGAATGAATAGAATTATGCACAATATATTCTCTTAGGCTATGATAATTACATAAATGAGTGTCACATTCATTGCATGTTTAACAGGAGAAGCCTTTCAGAACCACCATGAAATGAAGAGAACTCATAAGCATCATCTGCACAATGTGTCATGCTGTCAAATTAGTGATTAGTTATTGTGGCCTGACTGAAAATCACAGCATATCATGATCTTAGTATAAGGTTCTGTCTAACATTCTGGGTCTTCACCTAGATAATTATATAAGGTCACGTAATATGTCTAACAAGATGGCTTAAAGCATACAGGCAGTGTGTACAAACAAAAGGAAGTCATTTATTAGATCCAACAGAGCtgtcaggttgttttttttttcttttccataatTACAAACCCTGTACAACTTCACAAAGGGTACAATTACAGCAAAGCACGACAAAGACTTTTATAGAAGGCTGCTCCATCTTATTGGAAACTAATGAAATTCTGATGCTAACTTAAATAAATGCAGCATTCTTTTGTGATTTTAACATAGGAGTCCCATGGGCATTTCTGTCATTATGAATTTAATATTCCTTTGATAACTCAGTCCTGTTCAATGTAACTATCTTAACCATGCATGCGATATTTGACCAGACTTACATTAAATGGCCATTATCCACTTATAGGCCGAGAACTGACATTACAATGTCCAACATCTGCAACAGAGACCTTACCCTGGCATCTCTGCAACCTGTGAACAATTCCCGAGAGTTCTCTCACTTTCGTTGGAATGTCTCCAGCCCGGAACGGGCTTCTACGATCTCTCATAACGCCCCTAAACTGCAAAGTTGTTTCCAGCATCCATAGTTTTTCACATGCTGTGATCAAAGCAGTGGAATGCATTAGAAATTAATCAACTGGCAGAGACCAGGCCCAGGTGCAATCGACTCGtgaatgtttcttttctttgatttttatGCTGCTGGCTTCATCTTCGTCCATACCAGCACTGCTAATGAATCGTGTAATTTTGTTTAATATGGACAGCAATAAAACACATGTAAAATGGGGCTTAGCCATTTCCTTCTTCTTGGCAAGCCCATTCAGTTGCATTCCTCACAGCTGCATGCAAGGATGTACCGGTAGGTGGCAGTTATTCGAGTACCACCAGAACACCGCAGACGCACTGCTTTCAGTTTGGAGGTGTGCGGGCGGCAACAGAAGCATGTACTTTTAAATGGTTGCTTAAGAACAGAGCTGAAGGAGATGAGAGGGTCTGAACGAGATGTATGGCTGCAGTGACCTTCACAGCGAGCCAGGAGTACCATCTGAGGAATAAAAGAGACCACAAAATTAAAGAAATTATACATTTCACCAAGGCTATTATATGAAGCGAAATCAGATTTCTTAAATCCAGAATCCCAGTTCATGATGcttgaaagaaaacacaaatgtaatttgatttttttgcaattttccactgcaaaaataaaatgttaataattaaaagtaTAATATGTAGTAGTGCAGTGGGaagcgttgctgcctcacaactccagggccTAGTCCCAGGGTTCCCACCCAGTGTTCCAGGTATAGGTTCTGGATCTACCATGATTCTGACCAGGATTAAGTGGTatctgaagatgaataaatgataatATAGAAATGATATTGGATCTAAATTCAACGAATTCAGTAGTGGAAAATTCCCATTTAGGAAATTTAAGCACCTTGTATTCATGTGGCTGTGAACGTTTAGGTTGAAGAAATTCAGGTGGTGGAAATTCAGAGTCAAATGTTGAGGTCAAATATTAACCTAGTGTTACTGAATTTTCACATGAACTTCTACGACCTCATTTTTCACAGTGAACTGTTTATTGCTAAATAAGCTGCAATATTAATTTTCTAGAGCTTTAAAATTTTCAACCCAGGATTTTCATGACTTGAATTACAAAAACTCTATAGTAAAAACTACACAGAGTTGtagggggaacctggagcctaggAGAGCTCAGGGCACAAGCTCTCCCAGAgagctcagggcacaaggctggggccCCccctcgggggggggggggggcggtatagccaatcgcagggcacaattgcacacacattcacacactgtggagaTTTTGGAAAATTCCAATCAGCCTCAacacatgtctttagactgggggaggaaactggagcaccCAGAGGACCCCCCCCAAATCACAGGGAGAAAATGTAAGTAATgtaggcaggattcaaaccaccaactctggaggtgtgaggcaaacgtgctaaacactaagccaccatgcctcgCAAACAATATAATTTGACACAAATATTTAATCTAgtgttacatttacaaatttgaAACTCAGAGATAGCACATAGAAAATACATGCACGAACACAAACCGTTAATGATATTCAGTTTAAACCCTGATTGAATGTAGATATTCATTTAACTTTGACATTTATGCTATGATATCTCTATACATATGAGGAACCAATGTTCAGAGTACTTGAACAACAGCATCAGGTGGGATTATTGAGTCTACTTGAAGTCCACATGGCAGTCTGGAATGGGACTGCGTGAACTGCTATCCTTTGTTTGAACCTTCCCTTAGGACAGGGCGGAGATAAGCTACTTCAGAGAGTACATAGCTGTGAACAAAGAATGGTTCTGTACTCCACGTGTGACCTTGCACCTGTGCTGAGATGGGAGTGTGGCTGATCTCTCCCAGACCAGGGTGCAGAAACTATACCAACCTCTGGCTCttgcacacaaacactctctcactcactcactcactcactcactcattctctctcactcactcactcactcactcacttactcactcactttctcactcactcactcactcactcactctctctctctctctctctctctcactcactcattctctctcactcactcactcactcacttactcactcactcactcactcactctctctctctctctcactcactcactcactcattctctctcactcactcactcattcactcacttactcaATTACAGACAAGAATTCACCTCAGGTGCCATTTGAGCAGCATTGTTTTGTGACATTGATTTGTATTATCTAatgtaaaaatacagttttctACACATCACAGCTCATTTTATGAGGGTCAGGCGATGCACCTGGGCCAGGTTATTAGGCCCAGCTATGGTTGATAACAATCAAACCACCCACAACAGACTATGAAAGAAGCTATCCTTCATAAGAATTCTCTCATAATTAAAGTTTAATGAGTGATGTGATGATGCATTAGATCTGGCTAGTCAGCTTCACTGGATGACGCACACAGCTAGATGGACAAACATGACTTAATTGATCAGCCTTCTAATTTTGAATAAAAGGTGACTAGCACCAGACCACAAGCCACACATTCCCACTGCATTCAGTAAACAGACTCCTGTGTCATGGTGCCTATCAGCTGTCTAGTGTCAGCCAAGTGTCACCCACACTGTCAGGAACAATAGCCTGTTGGGAGGCAAAAGCTTACAGCAGAGGGTTGT from Ictalurus furcatus strain D&B chromosome 6, Billie_1.0, whole genome shotgun sequence includes:
- the ndp gene encoding norrin: MRNTSTFSQPGIVLLLVTCPLLSVLHGVTCKAESGHLGDSDPDRCMRHHFVETITHPIYKCNSKMVLLARCEGHCSHTSRSDPLISFSSVLKQPFKSTCFCCRPHTSKLKAVRLRCSGGTRITATYRYILACSCEECN